AACCAGGATATTGGCGAGAAATTATCGGATATCGGAGGTAGATTGGATTACCCGCGTTTGACTAGGGAGCGTGCACAGGATATAGAGACTCTTTGGAAAGATGCTGCGATTCAGGTAGGCATTGCCCCATGTGGATTTACTACCTTTAAAATGAAAGCAACTATGATGCTTCTTATTTCAAAACAGCCTTTTATCTTCTTGAATAATCCTGAATCAAGTTAGCTCAGGGTTCTTGTTCTCTTTGTAGGAAACATATGCTCGTGGTAATGAACTACAGGTTCCAGATTGCACACAATATTTCATGGAAAATTTGCAAAGATTATCTGATGCAAATTATATTCCAACTAAGGTATTCGATTCAATGTTATAGCTAGCTCAAAGGGTTTGAAAATTCTCTCAAGCAAGCTCTTATCAGTTAAGTTCATTGTATGAGCTGAAATTTCGGAAAATACTAACTCTAAAGACTTTGTTGTCTTAAAAATTTATctgcaatatttattttatggacaaaataattttgttttttaaatatacAATTAATCTCTTTTGATTGCTTTGGGTTGAATTATTTTCTCACTTTCTTACAACACGAAACAAAGAACTAGTGTAATCTGTATTTCTTCCTTTTGCCATTATATATCCTGCCTATGTTTGAGAATAATGAGAATTGAGTTATTTTTGTATTTATCAGTTGGTTCCTTTTCTTATGTGCTTTTTGACCACAGGAGGATGTACTTTATGCAAGAGTCCGCACAACTGGTGTTGTTGAAATCCAGTTTAGGTAAATTTTTTACATGGCTCTTCACGATGCATTTCTGTTTCTAggaacaaataaataattttcactgggatatatatgtatgtataataataattcaTAAGTATAAGATAAgtaataaaaattcaaagaacTCTTGTATGTTGCACTTAGTTCTTTATCATGAAATTTTGGGATTGTAATTAATTATGGTGTTGGTTTGATTTTGGCAGCCCCGTTGGTGAAAATAAAAAGAGCGGCGAAGTGTATAGACTGTTTGATGTTGGTGGACAGAGAAATGAGAGGAGAAAATGGATTCATCTTTTTGAAGGTGTTACAGCAGTAATCTTTTGTGCTGCTATTAGTGAGTAAGACCATCACTCTTTTAGCCCACTTATGATTCTGTGGCAGTCTATGTAGATAAAAGAAAAGCCTATACATTGAAATCTGAAAATCTATTCCATTATCATTGATGTTTTCGGAGCAACAACTGGGTTGACATGGATGCTCCTGGAAGCTGATGAGATGGGATGCCATTTGGGACTATGTAATTGTGCTACAAAGTTTTGTGAATGGAGGCTTTTTATTACCTTCTtttctcttgttttcttttcatttgttttcTGCTGGAGTGGGTGGGACTAGGTTGGAAAATAGCTTTTGGAAGGTAGTGAACCAAGTTGATGATCCAAATGAAATGAAAGGACAATAATTTTAGAAGTGTGAACTGATAGAGGAAAAGAAGATCTTAACTAGCTGGTGATCTAACAACCCATGTGGAGATAGTGTGATGAGACTCGTTGTCCTATTACAATATCTCTTTTTGTTTGGACGGTCTCAGGCTATTAAGTGGTTTCACTTGTTGGAATGGAACAAAAAGGATTGAAATCATAAAGTTAGTTGTGGTCCCTTATCTATTTTGGTTGGAAGAATAAGTATTATATTAAAGTTTACTGCAATGGATTTAACTGTGATAACTGTTTCAGGTATGATCAAACGCTTTTTGAGGATGAACAGAAGAACCGAATGATGGAGACCAAGGAACTTTTTGAGTGGGTTCTGAAACAAGAGTGTTTTGaggttttcttttttgtttgttacTGTTTACATGATCAAGTCTATTAGTTTCGATAAATTTCTTTTCACAAGTTGATAATAACTTTTTTTATGGGCCTATTCTTTGTGCAGAAAACGTCATTTATGCTTTTTCTCAACAAATTCGATATCTTTGAGAAAAAGGTTCTAAAAGTAAGTGTTGATGAAGAGTATTACAAAGCACTTGGATAGGTCATTGATGAGTTCATGAGATACTAACATGAATTAgcttcttgtgataggtccctCTCAGTGTGTGTGAATGGTTCAATGATTATCAGCCGGTTTCGACTGGAAAACAGGAGATCGAGCATGCCTATGAGTATGTGTCTAACACTCTCTTGTTATTGTTGCCTGTGACGGCATCGTTCTTGGTTCCTAATATGCTTAAACAGAGCCTTTTCTGTAGCTGGTTGATAGGGACAATGCTGCTGTCTTTTTTCCTCTGTTTGCTGTTTTTCTAAAATAACTTTAGAGTGACGCTTTTGAATCAATGGATTCAGGTTTGTGAAGAAAAAATTCGAGGAGTTATATTTTAAGAGCACAGCACCGGATCGAGTAGATCGGGTGTTTAAGGTATACAGAACTACTGCTCTTGATCAGAAACTTGTAAAGAAAACGTTCAAGCTCGTAGATGAAACTTTGAGGCGGCGA
This region of Cucumis melo cultivar AY chromosome 7, USDA_Cmelo_AY_1.0, whole genome shotgun sequence genomic DNA includes:
- the LOC103493708 gene encoding guanine nucleotide-binding protein alpha-1 subunit codes for the protein MLSHLSRNMGLLCSRNRHYNEQDAEENAQAAEIERRIEQETEAEKHIQKLLLLGAGESGKSTIFKQIKLLFQTGFDEAELKSYIPVIHANVYQTIKVLHDGSKELAQNDKEFTKYVLSSENKDIGEKLSDIGGRLDYPRLTRERAQDIETLWKDAAIQETYARGNELQVPDCTQYFMENLQRLSDANYIPTKEDVLYARVRTTGVVEIQFSPVGENKKSGEVYRLFDVGGQRNERRKWIHLFEGVTAVIFCAAISEYDQTLFEDEQKNRMMETKELFEWVLKQECFEKTSFMLFLNKFDIFEKKVLKVPLSVCEWFNDYQPVSTGKQEIEHAYEFVKKKFEELYFKSTAPDRVDRVFKVYRTTALDQKLVKKTFKLVDETLRRRNLFEAGLL